The proteins below come from a single Gimesia alba genomic window:
- a CDS encoding SDR family oxidoreductase, with the protein MTYEIRNQVALVTGANRGIGKAILEAFMEAGAAKVYAAVRKPESVTALTEAYGDRVVPLELDLTKPEIINKAAEVASDVSLVVNNAGVLTSTSALSADAIEALEYEINTNVYGLIRVAQAFAPVLKRNGGGVLVQVNSIASLKNVPEFTTYCASKAAAYSVTQALKQILEEQGTAVISIHPGPTATDMGDDAGFEVADPPELVASAVVAAIKSGQFHQFAGSMAENLGAAYRSFAEEMIE; encoded by the coding sequence ATGACTTATGAAATACGAAATCAGGTCGCTTTGGTGACGGGAGCAAATCGTGGGATTGGTAAGGCGATTCTGGAAGCGTTCATGGAAGCAGGAGCCGCGAAGGTTTATGCGGCTGTGCGAAAGCCTGAATCGGTGACTGCGCTCACTGAAGCGTATGGGGATCGCGTGGTTCCTTTGGAACTGGATTTGACGAAGCCAGAGATCATCAACAAAGCGGCTGAAGTCGCCAGTGATGTTTCACTGGTTGTGAATAACGCGGGAGTGCTCACCAGCACGTCTGCTTTGTCGGCGGATGCGATTGAGGCATTGGAGTACGAGATCAACACGAACGTGTATGGATTGATTCGTGTTGCGCAGGCCTTTGCCCCGGTACTCAAACGCAATGGTGGCGGAGTACTGGTGCAGGTGAATTCGATTGCCTCTTTGAAAAATGTGCCGGAGTTCACAACGTATTGTGCTTCGAAGGCAGCCGCTTATTCTGTGACGCAGGCATTGAAACAAATTCTAGAGGAGCAGGGGACCGCCGTGATCAGCATCCATCCGGGACCTACTGCGACGGATATGGGAGACGATGCCGGCTTCGAAGTGGCTGATCCGCCGGAACTGGTTGCGTCAGCGGTTGTGGCGGCAATAAAATCAGGGCAGTTTCATCAGTTTGCCGGTTCCATGGCTGAGAATCTCGGCGCAGCATATCGCAGCTTTGCCGAGGAGATGATTGAATAA
- a CDS encoding C45 family peptidase has product MYANRASLIRMLILLLIWKCSPLELLACTTAVISGNATADGRPLLWKNRDTSASHNEVILLTAGPLRAVAVVNAGARKSAWMGMNEAGFCIENSLSKDLSIKGKKSGPANGRFMKQALQTCKTVADFKKLLDETNKTGRRTLSNFGVIDAQGGAALFETGPNSYTMFDANDPATAPHGYIVRSNFATTARDFPANPTPEQLGKIYSAERYSQACSRLDLQKAKGITVDYLIRNLTRDLSSKTGTPWPGTVNGSKQKLPAIIKTNNTISRTTTVSAAVFQGVKPGEDPSLATMWTILGDPSFSIAVPCWVAVQDIADPLADDNGAALGEIAITLRAWSKTDDGKGIKTEYLPGIWSDLWPVEDQILKLTQSFQQGRREHGYSADAITRFHQKMALLAMTAMQKELRDMKQAALALPTPPPPRFAPVKKTIVIP; this is encoded by the coding sequence ATGTACGCGAACCGGGCCTCGCTGATTCGGATGCTCATACTGCTGTTGATCTGGAAATGCTCCCCACTCGAACTCCTCGCTTGCACCACCGCCGTCATCAGTGGAAACGCGACGGCTGACGGGCGTCCTCTGCTCTGGAAAAACCGTGATACTTCTGCCAGTCATAACGAAGTCATCCTGCTCACTGCAGGACCGCTCCGTGCTGTCGCAGTTGTGAATGCGGGCGCTCGCAAGTCGGCCTGGATGGGCATGAACGAAGCCGGCTTCTGCATCGAAAATTCGTTGAGCAAAGACCTCAGTATCAAAGGCAAGAAATCAGGACCAGCCAATGGCCGCTTCATGAAACAGGCACTGCAAACCTGTAAGACGGTAGCCGACTTCAAAAAGCTGCTTGATGAAACCAACAAAACCGGCCGCCGCACCCTTTCCAATTTCGGCGTGATTGATGCACAGGGCGGCGCTGCCCTGTTTGAGACCGGCCCCAACAGCTATACCATGTTCGATGCCAACGATCCCGCGACCGCACCCCACGGTTATATTGTCCGTTCCAACTTCGCCACCACCGCCCGCGATTTTCCCGCCAATCCGACGCCCGAACAGCTGGGAAAAATTTACTCCGCCGAACGGTATTCCCAGGCCTGTTCCCGCCTCGACCTGCAAAAAGCAAAAGGCATCACCGTCGACTATCTCATTCGCAATCTGACGCGCGATCTTTCCAGTAAAACAGGTACCCCCTGGCCCGGCACCGTGAATGGCTCGAAACAAAAGCTGCCCGCCATTATCAAGACCAACAACACTATCAGCCGCACGACCACTGTTTCCGCAGCCGTCTTTCAAGGCGTCAAACCAGGAGAAGATCCAAGCCTCGCCACGATGTGGACCATCCTCGGCGATCCCAGTTTCTCCATCGCCGTCCCCTGTTGGGTTGCAGTGCAGGACATCGCCGATCCGCTTGCCGACGACAATGGAGCCGCGCTCGGCGAGATCGCCATTACCCTGCGTGCCTGGAGCAAGACCGACGACGGCAAAGGCATCAAAACGGAATATCTGCCCGGCATCTGGTCCGATCTCTGGCCCGTCGAAGACCAAATTCTGAAACTCACACAATCGTTCCAGCAAGGACGCCGTGAGCATGGTTATTCTGCGGATGCCATCACTCGCTTTCATCAGAAAATGGCGTTGCTCGCTATGACGGCGATGCAAAAAGAACTCCGCGATATGAAACAGGCGGCACTCGCTCTGCCAACTCCGCCCCCGCCTCGATTTGCTCCGGTCAAAAAGACCATCGTGATCCCCTGA
- a CDS encoding BPL-N domain-containing protein yields MHHFTFRPSQFFVLSFLILPCSADAEEAKPATKLVRVAVFDYTGEESNGPRNLKRILTPEHGFSFQVITAEEIRNGSLKDFDVLIMPGGSGGKQAKTLKPEGREAVRTFVKNGGGYVGICAGAYLASSHYDWSLDLINARVWDRAHWKRGQKKVAIQLTPAGQEVLSKTQAKFNIYYANGPLLVPDNQPDLPGYEVLARFETEVARNGAPTEAMIGTHAIIRSQFGSGRVICFSPHAEVKNGPHSLIASGIYWAANPE; encoded by the coding sequence ATGCACCATTTCACGTTTCGACCATCCCAGTTTTTCGTCCTCAGTTTCCTGATTCTTCCCTGTTCGGCTGATGCCGAGGAAGCCAAACCTGCGACGAAACTGGTTCGCGTGGCTGTGTTTGATTATACCGGAGAAGAATCCAACGGACCACGAAATCTGAAACGCATCCTGACACCCGAGCATGGCTTCTCTTTTCAAGTCATCACTGCTGAGGAAATACGGAACGGCTCCCTCAAGGATTTTGACGTCCTCATCATGCCCGGCGGCAGTGGCGGAAAACAGGCTAAGACCCTGAAACCAGAGGGCCGCGAAGCGGTCCGCACTTTTGTCAAAAACGGAGGCGGCTACGTCGGCATCTGTGCCGGCGCGTATCTCGCCTCTTCGCATTACGACTGGTCGCTCGATCTGATCAACGCCCGCGTCTGGGATCGTGCGCACTGGAAACGGGGGCAGAAAAAGGTTGCCATCCAACTCACTCCGGCAGGTCAGGAAGTCCTCAGCAAAACCCAAGCGAAATTCAACATCTATTATGCGAACGGCCCCTTGCTCGTTCCCGACAATCAACCCGATCTTCCCGGCTACGAAGTCCTCGCCCGCTTTGAAACGGAAGTCGCCAGAAACGGCGCTCCCACTGAAGCGATGATCGGCACACACGCCATCATCCGCTCCCAATTCGGCTCCGGTCGCGTCATCTGTTTCAGTCCTCACGCCGAAGTCAAAAACGGCCCCCACTCCCTGATCGCCTCCGGCATCTACTGGGCCGCGAATCCTGAATAA
- a CDS encoding acyl carrier protein, producing MLWFSTELVKSLTKYSQDVLGTTPSSITVDSRFAELNADSLDSLDLVELVMKLEDEYDIVIPDNDYDKIQTIRDVVRYVNVKRRGKSETE from the coding sequence CTGCTCTGGTTCTCTACGGAACTTGTCAAATCACTCACAAAATATTCACAAGATGTGCTCGGCACTACGCCATCTTCGATCACAGTAGATTCTCGATTTGCAGAGTTGAATGCCGATTCTCTAGATTCCCTGGACCTGGTTGAACTCGTGATGAAATTAGAGGATGAGTATGATATCGTGATTCCAGATAACGACTATGATAAAATTCAGACGATCAGAGATGTCGTGCGATATGTGAACGTCAAACGAAGAGGCAAAAGCGAGACAGAATAA
- a CDS encoding transglutaminase-like domain-containing protein, with protein sequence MWRSLVCLILLSSTAFATEPVFDAIDYATPSKYLVVPDSLGNQAEIAAQALKLKGKSDRKTVLNVLDWMTGTLKYKADEAYHWRNYDTVVKEGCYGGCADYAIVCGVLLKRAGIPTVWVKTMDVLWIWDLKQGRPFQTWSGHVFLEVYLDKQWVLLDPGARKLYPGYSPQSRILPGNRFAYHKGNDPKAMIMSLQWEDWKQQTREYFTKLDASLLPTDEVAAVKLEHKCYIIGNAPYYQMLQTMAQREGWTVKLSFNTDYDKHLPQARGSILLIETHQGVPIVPLSKLEQYFSGASQGLKAGHITLGDTKIVFVDFKKLLHPELSSSPDQSESKPATSSSESE encoded by the coding sequence ATGTGGCGATCACTGGTCTGTCTGATTCTGTTGAGCTCGACTGCGTTCGCGACCGAGCCGGTCTTTGATGCAATTGACTACGCAACACCTTCAAAGTATCTCGTAGTTCCCGATTCCCTGGGAAATCAGGCAGAGATTGCCGCTCAGGCGTTAAAGCTGAAAGGGAAAAGTGACCGCAAGACTGTCCTGAATGTGTTAGATTGGATGACGGGGACACTCAAGTATAAGGCCGATGAAGCGTACCACTGGAGAAACTATGATACCGTCGTCAAAGAAGGTTGTTATGGCGGGTGTGCCGATTATGCGATTGTGTGTGGCGTGCTTTTGAAGCGTGCCGGCATTCCGACTGTCTGGGTGAAGACGATGGATGTGCTCTGGATCTGGGATTTGAAACAAGGACGGCCATTTCAAACCTGGTCGGGACATGTCTTTCTCGAAGTTTATCTCGACAAACAGTGGGTCTTACTCGATCCGGGGGCACGCAAGCTGTATCCGGGCTACTCTCCCCAGTCTCGAATCTTACCTGGAAATCGTTTTGCTTATCATAAAGGCAATGATCCCAAAGCAATGATCATGTCGCTGCAGTGGGAAGATTGGAAACAGCAAACCAGAGAGTATTTTACGAAACTCGATGCGAGTCTGCTTCCCACCGACGAGGTCGCTGCCGTCAAACTGGAACACAAATGTTACATCATTGGGAATGCCCCTTATTATCAAATGCTGCAGACGATGGCGCAACGCGAGGGGTGGACTGTGAAACTTTCCTTCAACACGGATTACGATAAACACCTGCCGCAGGCCAGAGGGAGTATTCTACTGATTGAAACGCACCAGGGCGTTCCCATCGTGCCACTGTCCAAATTAGAACAGTATTTCTCGGGGGCTTCCCAGGGACTGAAGGCGGGGCATATCACGCTGGGTGATACAAAGATTGTGTTTGTTGATTTCAAGAAGCTGTTGCATCCAGAACTTTCGAGCAGCCCAGATCAAAGCGAATCCAAGCCCGCAACGAGTTCCAGTGAATCTGAATGA